The following proteins are encoded in a genomic region of Flavobacteriales bacterium:
- a CDS encoding PorP/SprF family type IX secretion system membrane protein: protein MIRKIILILTLLPFVGFGQQSALISHYYENITLLNPSMVGYDQNTSIRLNARQQWYKFTDANIGRSSLSINKGFADDGVGVSIFSDNSGNITKSGFNVSYSRRVAIDDESSLFFGLSGGFQNNQIQNISPIDFQYFDNKYNWSPNSSFGLTYNHNSLLCGISVDGLLESDLGFTNQENIIEKNYYAFMTYNYMVSSFVDLKPSILYKEAESGLSQFDLNLNLSYKNALTIGFGYKGNFTEDSDFGPLVTLGLNFGSITSLISQEFNSSEVSSYSVGTSELTLSYVVSAKEEVAPIKKEEVITEEEVFKDSDNDGVIDEEDQCPNEYGSKSANGCPDFDNDGVRDSEDNCPNTIGDLMNGGCPILSLEDSSTVADAMFNLEFDKNSSDLKQSSLPYLSNIGKLLLGNKNMLLIISGHTDSDASNEYNFSLSAKRAQAVRNHITKMGVSKSRLIIDFYGETKPIVPNDSDLNKQKNRRVEFGITFI from the coding sequence ATGATTAGAAAAATTATATTAATACTTACCTTATTGCCATTTGTAGGATTTGGACAGCAAAGCGCTTTAATATCTCATTACTATGAAAATATAACGCTTTTAAATCCAAGTATGGTTGGCTATGACCAAAATACATCGATTCGTTTGAATGCACGACAACAATGGTATAAGTTTACTGATGCCAATATAGGTCGTTCATCACTTTCAATAAATAAAGGGTTTGCTGATGACGGTGTTGGAGTCAGTATTTTTAGTGATAATTCTGGAAATATTACTAAAAGTGGTTTTAATGTCAGTTATAGTAGGCGTGTAGCTATTGATGATGAATCTTCATTATTTTTTGGTTTGTCTGGTGGTTTTCAGAATAATCAAATTCAGAATATATCGCCAATTGACTTTCAATATTTTGATAACAAATATAATTGGTCGCCAAATTCGTCATTTGGTTTAACATATAACCACAATTCATTGTTATGTGGTATATCTGTTGATGGTTTGCTAGAATCAGATTTAGGCTTTACAAATCAAGAGAATATTATAGAAAAGAATTACTACGCATTCATGACTTACAATTATATGGTAAGTTCTTTTGTTGATCTAAAACCTTCTATCTTATATAAAGAAGCAGAAAGTGGTTTGTCACAATTTGACTTAAATCTTAATTTGTCTTACAAAAATGCACTAACAATTGGTTTCGGATATAAAGGAAACTTCACTGAAGATAGTGATTTTGGTCCTCTAGTAACTTTAGGACTAAACTTCGGAAGTATCACATCTCTGATTAGTCAAGAATTTAACTCAAGCGAAGTTTCATCTTATTCTGTTGGAACTAGTGAGTTAACATTAAGTTATGTCGTTTCTGCCAAAGAAGAAGTTGCTCCAATTAAAAAAGAAGAAGTAATAACTGAAGAAGAAGTATTTAAAGATTCAGATAACGATGGTGTTATAGATGAAGAAGATCAATGTCCTAACGAATATGGAAGTAAATCAGCTAATGGTTGCCCAGATTTTGACAATGATGGAGTAAGGGATTCTGAAGATAACTGCCCAAATACAATTGGTGATTTAATGAATGGAGGGTGTCCAATCTTAAGTCTTGAGGATAGTTCAACTGTTGCCGATGCAATGTTTAATCTGGAGTTTGATAAAAACTCCTCTGATTTAAAGCAATCCTCATTACCTTACCTTTCAAATATTGGAAAGTTACTTTTAGGTAATAAAAATATGTTACTTATCATTTCAGGTCACACAGATAGTGATGCCTCTAATGAATACAACTTTAGTCTTTCAGCTAAAAGAGCACAAGCTGTAAGAAATCACATCACAAAAATGGGTGTTTCTAAATCAAGATTAATCATTGATTTTTATGGTGAAACAAAGCCAATAGTTCCTAATGATTCTGATTTGAATAAGCAAAAAAACAGAAGGGTAGAGTTTGGAATTACTTTTATTTAA
- a CDS encoding T9SS type A sorting domain-containing protein yields the protein MNHLFLSLFGVFFFLFFINTNGQSLSNLSFGNDNTFDVITWNLETFPKVDGTTEDYVSDIIIELESEVIGFQEINDMDAFNAMMASTNGYTGYVLDANYGGINLAYAVKNDITVIDDYAILSSNNYNYAFAGRPPYLIHVEKNNIEYYVINVHLKCCGDGNLNTSDSSDEENRRLVALNHIKSYIDNNLNDENVLVIGDYNDELTDDESDNVFQNFIDDSDYQFADMEIALGNPQNFSFPNWPSHIDHILITNEIFDEFNSTVSDVATIQVDNYISGGFNSYDNNITDHMPVGISLVYANGCTDPLALNFNPDASIDDGSCTYDTGNDDIVLFFSEYAEGSSNNKYLEIYNPSSSSVSLDNYAMALVVNAPAQVGVYDSWHYFDIGSNVPANGVFIVAHASSDPTILASANMTTTHLSNGDDGIALVYGTQPSTNSNPTVGGYIVVDRIGDWNGDPGSAWPVAGVSNGTKDHTLVRKCSVSQGNDNWEESAGTNLENSEWEVLSNNDWSNLGSHYQPCEIIIQGCTDPASINFDADATVDDGSCICCYFGCTDELAINYNPNAYFNNGSCEYISGCTDSSATNYVPQATLYDGSCLYPDNPCDNAPTGLTVNNIIHNRVTFNWDQPSALPSYYMIRYRIQGLSSWTVISAGSQNTNPYSGVSRTRYFLEDNTTYEWSIRARVVNPSGSTECQSDWSENATFTTLPSCPNLENLSVETEANWVTFTANEPSGDWQIWQSKGKIRESGTSNFRYVNGGNSIDVLKGNFTPNTSYEWHTKAWCTGNSDENGISDSQYHSGWGSFIPFTTQDNCDKIPNNLSTTNNSANTAITMSWDTPTSGQPDHYFLELTNLTTGQVWAWNNLSGSSNTKTKFGLSAGDYCWRIRGACGTNGTSWATPFTAYQFYALGSNRINTSLENIYVYPNPSNGIFNISVTLPNIQNVDIKIINPIGQEVVTITKIKTDSFEHDLNLMDFPKGFYILSINTAFNISRIRLIFH from the coding sequence ATGAACCATCTTTTCCTATCTTTATTTGGTGTTTTCTTCTTCTTATTTTTCATTAATACTAATGGGCAATCGCTTAGTAATTTGAGCTTTGGTAACGATAATACATTCGATGTAATTACGTGGAACTTAGAAACCTTTCCTAAAGTAGATGGCACAACAGAAGATTATGTTTCTGATATCATCATAGAATTGGAGTCTGAAGTAATAGGCTTTCAAGAAATAAACGATATGGATGCTTTCAATGCTATGATGGCTTCTACCAATGGTTACACAGGATATGTGCTAGATGCTAATTATGGCGGTATTAATCTGGCTTATGCTGTTAAAAATGATATTACAGTTATTGACGATTACGCTATACTATCGTCTAACAACTACAATTATGCTTTTGCAGGAAGGCCACCTTATTTGATTCACGTAGAAAAAAACAACATTGAATATTATGTAATTAACGTCCACCTCAAATGTTGTGGAGATGGCAACCTTAATACCTCTGATTCTTCTGATGAAGAAAACAGAAGACTAGTGGCCTTGAACCACATTAAATCCTATATAGACAACAATTTAAATGATGAAAATGTATTGGTAATTGGCGACTATAATGACGAACTGACGGATGACGAAAGTGATAATGTTTTTCAAAACTTCATTGATGATAGCGATTATCAATTTGCAGATATGGAAATAGCATTAGGTAATCCACAAAACTTCTCTTTTCCAAACTGGCCAAGCCACATTGACCATATACTTATTACTAATGAAATATTCGATGAATTCAATTCAACAGTAAGCGATGTAGCTACCATTCAGGTTGATAATTATATCAGTGGCGGATTCAACTCTTATGACAATAATATTACAGACCATATGCCCGTAGGCATTAGTTTAGTTTATGCTAACGGTTGTACCGACCCATTAGCCCTTAACTTCAATCCTGATGCTTCAATAGACGATGGATCTTGTACCTACGACACAGGAAATGATGATATTGTTCTCTTTTTCTCCGAATATGCCGAAGGATCTTCAAACAACAAATACCTTGAAATATATAATCCTTCATCTTCATCGGTAAGTTTAGATAACTATGCCATGGCTTTGGTGGTAAATGCTCCAGCACAAGTAGGAGTTTATGACTCTTGGCATTACTTCGATATTGGTTCTAATGTGCCTGCTAATGGTGTTTTTATTGTAGCTCACGCCTCTTCAGACCCAACAATACTCGCATCGGCAAATATGACTACTACGCATCTCAGTAATGGTGATGATGGCATAGCTCTAGTATATGGAACCCAACCTTCAACAAACTCTAACCCAACAGTTGGAGGATATATAGTTGTTGATAGAATCGGTGATTGGAATGGTGACCCTGGAAGTGCTTGGCCAGTAGCTGGTGTATCAAATGGAACAAAAGACCATACATTAGTTAGAAAATGCTCTGTTAGTCAAGGAAATGATAACTGGGAAGAATCAGCAGGAACAAATTTAGAGAACTCCGAATGGGAAGTATTGTCAAATAACGATTGGAGTAATTTAGGTAGTCATTATCAACCCTGTGAAATAATCATTCAAGGCTGTACCGATCCTGCTTCAATAAACTTTGATGCCGATGCAACAGTAGACGATGGCTCTTGTATATGTTGTTACTTCGGTTGTACTGATGAATTAGCAATAAACTATAACCCAAACGCTTATTTTAATAATGGTAGTTGCGAATATATATCAGGGTGTACTGACTCATCAGCAACGAATTATGTCCCTCAAGCAACATTATATGACGGAAGTTGTTTGTACCCTGATAACCCTTGTGACAATGCTCCAACTGGCTTAACTGTTAATAATATTATTCACAATAGAGTTACATTTAATTGGGATCAGCCTAGTGCTTTACCCTCTTATTACATGATTCGCTATCGTATTCAAGGCCTATCGTCTTGGACCGTTATTTCTGCTGGATCTCAAAATACAAACCCCTACTCTGGTGTTTCAAGAACACGGTATTTCTTAGAAGATAATACAACTTATGAGTGGTCTATTCGAGCAAGGGTAGTCAACCCAAGCGGCAGTACAGAATGCCAATCGGATTGGTCTGAAAATGCAACATTTACCACTTTACCTTCATGCCCCAACCTTGAAAACCTATCCGTTGAAACAGAAGCAAATTGGGTAACATTTACGGCCAATGAACCAAGCGGTGATTGGCAAATATGGCAATCCAAAGGAAAAATCCGAGAGTCTGGCACATCTAACTTTAGATACGTTAATGGTGGTAATTCTATTGACGTTTTAAAAGGCAACTTCACTCCTAATACTTCCTATGAATGGCACACCAAAGCATGGTGTACAGGAAATAGTGATGAAAATGGAATATCCGATTCACAATACCATTCTGGCTGGGGAAGTTTTATTCCATTCACTACACAAGATAACTGTGATAAAATACCAAACAACCTAAGCACAACTAATAATAGTGCTAATACAGCAATAACTATGTCATGGGACACTCCTACTAGCGGACAACCAGACCATTATTTTTTAGAACTTACCAACCTAACAACTGGGCAAGTATGGGCGTGGAATAATCTTTCAGGCTCTTCAAATACTAAAACTAAGTTTGGCCTATCTGCTGGTGATTACTGTTGGAGAATTAGAGGTGCTTGCGGTACTAATGGCACTTCATGGGCTACACCTTTTACAGCATATCAATTTTACGCTTTGGGAAGCAATAGAATAAATACCTCATTAGAAAATATTTATGTTTATCCTAACCCCTCTAATGGTATATTTAATATTTCAGTAACACTTCCTAACATACAAAATGTTGATATTAAAATTATTAACCCAATTGGTCAAGAAGTAGTTACTATTACTAAAATCAAAACAGATTCTTTTGAGCATGATTTGAATTTAATGGATTTTCCAAAGGGTTTTTATATTCTTTCAATTAATACAGCTTTCAATATTTCTAGAATTAGACTCATTTTTCACTGA
- a CDS encoding endonuclease/exonuclease/phosphatase family protein, whose amino-acid sequence MQKILTLSLFFLFSNTFSQSLSDLTFGGVGSFEVVTWNLEFFPKNNQTTIDSTALAISSLNADVYALQEIDDLDALQELDDLLEDYQAYVIPENYNNLTLAYLVKKDIEVVNLNSIYASSSYNNIFAGRPPLLLELLFNGSSYFLINVHLKCCGDGSLNTNDSSDEENRRLQAVNQIKTYIDSYIPNEKVIVLGDYNDLLEDNTSNNVFQSLLDDSDSYLFADISVLDLPNSHWSFPNWPSHLDHILITNELFDEFNNAYNYATTIKMADYFTNGFYGYDNCISDHYPVGMRLWPFVTEIEEKKPTDKRLNQIRDIQGRITNPQHNQIQFYFYENGTVEKSILLD is encoded by the coding sequence ATGCAAAAAATCTTAACCCTTAGTTTATTTTTCCTTTTTTCTAACACTTTTTCTCAAAGTCTTTCGGACCTTACATTTGGTGGCGTAGGTTCCTTTGAAGTTGTGACTTGGAATTTGGAGTTTTTTCCAAAAAATAACCAAACCACTATTGATTCTACTGCTTTGGCCATAAGTTCACTCAATGCCGACGTTTATGCTTTGCAAGAGATTGATGATCTTGACGCACTACAAGAGTTAGATGATTTGCTAGAAGACTATCAAGCCTATGTTATTCCTGAAAATTACAATAACTTGACTTTGGCATACCTAGTTAAAAAGGATATTGAAGTGGTAAATTTGAACTCCATTTATGCCTCATCTTCTTACAATAATATATTTGCTGGACGTCCTCCTCTTTTATTAGAATTACTTTTTAATGGATCTAGTTATTTTTTGATAAACGTTCATCTTAAATGTTGTGGAGATGGTAGCTTGAATACAAATGATAGTTCCGATGAGGAGAATAGAAGGCTACAAGCGGTTAATCAAATCAAAACCTACATCGATAGTTATATCCCTAATGAAAAGGTAATTGTATTGGGTGATTATAACGATTTGTTAGAGGATAATACATCAAATAATGTTTTTCAATCTTTGTTAGATGATTCGGACAGTTATCTTTTTGCTGATATATCTGTTTTGGATTTGCCAAACTCTCACTGGTCATTTCCTAATTGGCCTTCTCACTTGGATCATATCCTTATTACTAATGAATTATTTGATGAGTTCAATAATGCCTATAATTATGCTACTACTATAAAGATGGCAGACTATTTTACAAATGGTTTTTATGGATATGACAATTGTATTTCTGATCATTATCCTGTTGGCATGCGTTTGTGGCCTTTTGTAACTGAGATTGAGGAAAAAAAACCAACGGACAAAAGACTCAATCAAATTCGAGATATTCAAGGTAGAATAACGAATCCACAACACAATCAAATTCAATTCTATTTTTATGAAAATGGAACTGTAGAAAAATCAATTTTATTAGATTAA
- a CDS encoding SDR family oxidoreductase, whose amino-acid sequence MNLERKHIILTGGSLGIGRATAKMLVDKGAKVLITGRSDNRLKEAALFSGAQSLVFDISDLDNVAANAQKCIELLDGRVDALINNAGLGTFQKIDEVTQNDFELIFNTNVFGLSLLSKEIIGLMKSAQSGTIINIGSSASVKGFAGGSVYAASKFAVRALTQCWQAELRPFNIRVCQLNPSEVTTAFYNQERKERAEEHNKLSPKEIGHSIVSILEMEDKGFITELNVWATNPF is encoded by the coding sequence ATGAACTTAGAGAGAAAACACATTATACTAACAGGCGGTAGCTTAGGAATAGGCAGAGCAACAGCTAAAATGTTGGTTGATAAAGGAGCCAAAGTACTTATAACAGGGCGGTCGGATAATCGCTTAAAAGAAGCGGCTTTGTTCTCTGGTGCACAAAGTCTAGTTTTTGATATTTCGGATTTAGATAATGTTGCCGCAAATGCTCAAAAGTGTATTGAATTACTAGATGGTAGAGTAGACGCTTTGATTAATAATGCTGGACTTGGTACATTTCAAAAAATTGATGAAGTGACTCAAAATGATTTTGAGCTAATTTTTAACACTAATGTATTTGGTTTGTCCTTATTATCTAAAGAAATCATTGGACTAATGAAATCGGCACAAAGTGGAACTATTATTAACATTGGTTCATCGGCTAGTGTGAAAGGATTTGCTGGGGGTAGTGTATATGCCGCATCTAAGTTTGCTGTTCGTGCCTTAACCCAATGTTGGCAAGCCGAACTTAGACCCTTCAATATCAGAGTGTGCCAACTTAATCCAAGTGAGGTAACTACGGCTTTTTATAACCAAGAGCGAAAGGAAAGGGCAGAAGAACACAACAAACTATCTCCTAAAGAAATAGGACATTCTATAGTATCTATTCTAGAAATGGAAGACAAAGGCTTTATAACAGAACTCAACGTTTGGGCAACTAATCCGTTTTAG
- the murQ gene encoding N-acetylmuramic acid 6-phosphate etherase: MKKTTEQDSNHNHLEKMNTLSLLQGINQEDKSVATAVEQIIPLLEPLIDSIYSRMIQGGRLFYIGAGTSGRLGIVDASECPPTFGVSHDLVIGIIAGGDSAIRKAVEFAEDDRQQAWKDLLDYNINDTDTVVGIAASGTTPYVIGGLEECNKNNILTACITCNAASPLSKAAKHSIEVVVGPEFVTGSTRMKAGTAQKLVLNMISTSVMIKLGRVKGNKMIDMQLSNNKLVDRGTLMVVKETGLDYDSAKQLLNDTGSVRAAVQKHQNNG; this comes from the coding sequence ATGAAGAAAACAACCGAACAAGACTCAAACCATAATCATCTTGAAAAGATGAATACCCTCAGTTTGTTGCAAGGGATTAATCAAGAAGATAAAAGTGTTGCTACAGCAGTTGAGCAAATTATCCCACTATTAGAACCTTTAATTGACAGTATTTACTCTAGAATGATACAAGGTGGTCGCTTGTTTTATATTGGCGCTGGCACATCAGGCCGATTAGGCATAGTAGATGCTTCTGAATGCCCACCTACTTTTGGTGTTTCTCATGATTTAGTCATTGGCATTATTGCTGGTGGCGATTCTGCCATTAGAAAAGCTGTTGAGTTTGCCGAAGACGACCGCCAACAAGCCTGGAAAGACTTATTAGATTATAACATAAACGATACGGATACAGTCGTTGGTATAGCTGCTTCTGGCACTACACCTTATGTAATAGGAGGATTAGAAGAATGTAATAAAAACAACATTTTAACGGCTTGTATTACATGCAATGCTGCCTCGCCCCTTTCAAAAGCTGCCAAACATTCTATTGAAGTGGTTGTTGGTCCTGAATTTGTTACTGGTTCAACACGAATGAAAGCAGGTACTGCTCAAAAACTAGTATTAAATATGATATCCACTTCTGTAATGATTAAATTAGGCAGAGTGAAAGGAAATAAAATGATCGATATGCAGTTGAGTAACAACAAATTGGTTGATAGAGGTACGCTTATGGTAGTTAAAGAAACAGGTTTGGATTACGACTCAGCAAAACAATTATTAAACGATACAGGAAGTGTAAGAGCTGCTGTACAAAAACACCAGAATAATGGATAA
- a CDS encoding thiamine pyrophosphate-dependent enzyme, whose amino-acid sequence MAKKNNDSQELTFNDFKSSVLRDFKIACESREISLMGRREVLSGKGSFGIFGDGKELAQIALARCFKKGDFRSGYYRDQTLMMALGELNINQFFAALYGHADIDAEPQSGGRQMVAHFSTQSLNADGSWKKLTEQYNSASDISCTAGQITRLVGLAQASKVYRENELLKTWDNFSKSGDEIAWGTIGNASTSEGHFFESINAAGVLQIPMVISVWDDGYGISVHSKHQTTKENISEILKGFQRDKKNKGFEIIKVKGWDYPALIEAYEKAEKIARNEHVPVLVHVTEMTQPQGHSTSGSHERYKSKERLQWETDFDCIELFKQWIVSNSIASEEELDVLRSNIKKEVSKQKNKAWKAYQTPIIEELNRAISLLDNLINESPNGVFIKPIKEKLEFDAKLNPHRKNIFSAIRSALRLVRGENGNAKTQLKSLLSEWNSQNQERYSSHLYSQSTQAINSVKAVEPKYSNDSEEVDARIILRDNFDSILSKNPEVLIFGEDSGQIGGVNQGLEGLQQKFGELRVSDTGIREATILGQGIGMAMRGLRPIAEIQYLDYLLYCFQGMSDDLSTLHYRTKGKQKAPLIIRTRGHRLEGIWHSGSPMGMMLNGLRGMHVLVPRNMTKAAGFYNTLLASDEPAIVIECLNGYRLKEKLPANLGEFTTPVGIPEVTKQGTDITLVTYGSTWRLVTEAAKELEKVEISCEVIDVQSLLPFDVNHSIVESLKKTNKVLFIDEDVSAGATAFMMQKVIEEQKGYFHLDSEPRTLSAKDHRPAYGEDGDYFSKPNTDDIFESVYAIMHEHNPTKYPSL is encoded by the coding sequence ATGGCAAAGAAAAATAATGATTCACAAGAATTAACATTTAATGATTTTAAATCATCTGTACTAAGGGATTTTAAAATTGCATGCGAGAGCAGAGAAATTAGTTTGATGGGAAGGCGTGAAGTTCTTTCTGGCAAAGGGAGTTTTGGAATTTTTGGTGATGGTAAAGAATTGGCACAGATAGCCTTAGCTAGGTGTTTTAAGAAAGGGGATTTCAGATCAGGTTATTATAGAGATCAAACTCTAATGATGGCCTTAGGAGAGTTAAATATCAATCAGTTTTTTGCTGCTTTGTATGGTCATGCCGATATAGATGCCGAACCGCAATCTGGCGGAAGGCAAATGGTAGCCCACTTTTCTACACAATCATTGAATGCAGATGGTAGTTGGAAAAAATTAACTGAACAATACAATTCAGCATCTGACATTTCGTGTACTGCTGGTCAAATTACTCGACTAGTAGGATTAGCACAAGCATCAAAAGTTTATAGAGAAAATGAATTACTTAAAACTTGGGATAATTTTTCTAAATCAGGAGATGAAATAGCTTGGGGTACAATAGGAAATGCTTCTACTTCAGAAGGTCATTTTTTTGAATCTATAAATGCTGCTGGGGTTTTACAAATTCCAATGGTAATTTCGGTATGGGACGATGGTTATGGTATTTCTGTTCATAGCAAACACCAAACTACTAAAGAAAATATATCTGAGATACTTAAAGGGTTTCAAAGAGATAAGAAGAATAAAGGCTTTGAGATTATTAAAGTAAAAGGATGGGACTATCCTGCTCTTATTGAAGCTTATGAAAAAGCTGAAAAAATTGCTCGTAATGAGCACGTACCTGTTCTAGTACATGTTACCGAAATGACACAACCTCAAGGCCATTCTACTTCAGGTTCTCATGAAAGGTATAAATCTAAAGAACGTTTACAGTGGGAAACAGACTTTGATTGCATAGAATTGTTTAAACAATGGATCGTTTCAAATTCAATAGCTTCAGAAGAAGAGTTAGATGTTCTAAGGTCTAACATTAAGAAAGAGGTATCTAAACAAAAAAACAAGGCCTGGAAAGCCTATCAAACACCAATTATTGAAGAACTTAACAGAGCTATCAGCCTATTGGACAATCTTATTAATGAAAGCCCAAATGGAGTATTCATCAAACCGATTAAAGAAAAGTTAGAGTTTGATGCTAAACTTAATCCTCATCGCAAAAACATTTTTAGCGCCATTCGTTCAGCTTTACGCCTTGTTAGAGGTGAAAATGGAAACGCAAAAACACAATTAAAAAGTTTATTATCTGAATGGAATTCGCAAAATCAAGAAAGGTACAGTTCTCATTTGTACAGTCAGTCTACACAAGCTATAAATAGCGTTAAAGCTGTTGAACCTAAATACTCCAATGATTCTGAAGAAGTGGATGCTAGAATAATTTTAAGAGATAACTTCGACTCTATATTATCTAAAAATCCAGAAGTACTGATTTTTGGTGAAGATAGTGGTCAAATAGGAGGTGTTAATCAAGGGTTGGAAGGTTTACAACAAAAATTTGGCGAACTCCGAGTATCTGACACAGGTATAAGAGAAGCTACTATTTTAGGTCAAGGAATTGGCATGGCTATGCGTGGACTTAGACCTATTGCAGAAATTCAATATCTAGATTACCTTTTGTATTGTTTCCAAGGAATGTCCGATGATTTATCTACCCTTCATTATAGAACCAAAGGAAAACAAAAAGCACCATTAATTATCCGAACAAGAGGTCATAGACTAGAAGGTATATGGCACTCTGGCTCACCAATGGGCATGATGTTAAACGGCTTAAGAGGTATGCATGTACTTGTACCTCGAAATATGACTAAAGCTGCCGGTTTTTATAATACATTGTTAGCAAGCGATGAACCTGCCATAGTCATAGAATGTTTAAATGGATATCGTTTAAAGGAAAAATTACCGGCTAATTTAGGTGAGTTTACAACGCCTGTTGGTATTCCTGAAGTTACTAAACAAGGGACTGACATTACTCTAGTAACTTACGGCTCTACTTGGAGATTAGTGACAGAAGCTGCCAAAGAGTTAGAAAAAGTTGAAATTTCTTGTGAAGTAATTGACGTTCAATCATTATTACCATTTGATGTTAACCACTCTATCGTTGAGAGTCTGAAAAAGACCAATAAAGTCTTGTTCATAGATGAAGATGTGTCGGCTGGTGCTACTGCCTTCATGATGCAAAAAGTAATCGAAGAGCAAAAAGGTTATTTCCATTTAGATAGCGAACCTAGAACACTATCTGCTAAAGACCACAGACCTGCTTACGGTGAAGATGGTGATTACTTCTCTAAACCTAATACTGACGATATTTTCGAAAGTGTTTATGCTATAATGCACGAACACAACCCTACAAAATACCCCAGTCTTTAG
- a CDS encoding UbiA-like polyprenyltransferase → MANIKNYLSLIKFSHTVFALPFAIIGYYLASSRYGFDWSILIYVLLCMIFARSAAMAFNRYIDRDIDLENPRTAQVREIPNGTIKPKSALLFVILNCLAFILTTYFINSLCFHLSPIALLVILGYSYTKRFTALCHIILGLGLSLAPLGAYLAVSAEFAILPILFSISVLFWVAGFDIIYSLQDDTFDSQHKLHSIPVALGRKNALLMSRFLHLLTASSLLLAGTLFETQLLYWIGYSIFTLLLAYQHNIVSEKNLSKVNIAFFTTNGIASIIFGVFVVIEILI, encoded by the coding sequence ATGGCAAATATTAAAAATTACCTTTCTCTCATAAAATTTAGTCATACCGTTTTTGCATTACCTTTTGCAATTATTGGCTATTATTTAGCTAGTAGCCGATACGGTTTCGATTGGAGCATATTGATTTATGTTCTTTTATGTATGATTTTTGCCCGTTCTGCTGCTATGGCTTTCAACAGATATATTGATAGAGATATAGACCTAGAAAATCCTAGAACAGCCCAAGTTAGAGAAATACCAAACGGCACAATAAAACCAAAATCTGCTTTATTATTTGTCATTTTAAACTGCTTAGCTTTTATACTAACAACTTATTTCATTAATAGTCTGTGTTTTCACCTCTCACCTATTGCTCTACTAGTGATATTAGGGTACAGTTATACCAAACGATTTACAGCTTTATGTCATATTATTTTAGGCTTAGGTTTATCATTAGCTCCCTTAGGTGCATATTTAGCGGTATCCGCTGAATTTGCAATTTTACCGATTCTTTTTTCTATATCCGTTTTATTTTGGGTGGCAGGTTTTGACATTATTTATTCATTACAAGACGATACCTTTGATAGTCAGCATAAATTGCATTCTATTCCTGTAGCCTTAGGACGTAAAAATGCATTGCTAATGAGTCGTTTTTTACATCTATTAACTGCTTCTAGCCTATTGTTAGCAGGTACTCTTTTTGAAACTCAATTATTATATTGGATTGGCTATTCTATTTTCACCCTATTGTTAGCGTATCAGCACAATATAGTGTCTGAAAAAAACTTGAGTAAAGTAAACATAGCATTTTTCACAACGAATGGAATAGCATCTATTATTTTTGGTGTTTTTGTCGTTATAGAAATACTTATCTAA